The DNA segment AACCGTCCGCTCGGTCGAAAACGTCACTTCGGTTGGCTTGGTTTCGGTTTTTCCATCCGTCCCCAGTTGGCGATAGTGGACGCGGCCGGTGACGCCGGTTTGAGAAACCTTGATGTTTTGCGGAAGGCTAAATTCGACGGTCGCTTTGGGATTGTTTTCCGAGGGGACGACAATGACGCCGGTGGTGTCGGCGACCAGTTCATCGGAGCCATACGCTTCGTATTTTGTGGCTTGGAGAAGGCGTTCCAGGTCGGGATATCGCAGGCGTTTTGTATTGTCGCCGATCAGGTAGGCGCACAGGATTACGACACCAACGATAGCTAGCAGGACAAGCAGGACGCTTCCACCGCGGGATTCGTTGTCATTTGAATTGTTTTTTCGTCGATCTGGATCGGTCATTTAGGGGCCATCCACGGGGCGAATTTTAAAAAGAGGGCTGGCCGTTCGATCAAGCAGAACAGAAGAAATAGCCAGCAAGCCGTTAAAAAAGGTTAGCGAATAAAAAAGGGAAGCGAATCAGCGTGAAATTTCTGTTTCCAGACCTCCCGGGGGGGATCGGTGGTTGGAACAGGCCGATGAAAGTGCTACTTTCCCAGCAGATCTATTCTTGCAGGCAATTGTTCGAGGGGAAGGTTGGCTTGGCAACCCACAGCGAATGGATCCGTTTCCCGGTCAGTCCCTAACGAAAGAAACGACTGTGAGCCCCATACAAGTGTCCATTTTCCTGCCGCCGGAGGATGTTGACTGGCTGGGCACCTTCGATCGGCTGCCCCTAAATGTTGTTGAGGGATCCGCTCTATGAACCGCAATGTCGCGATTTTAGGAGCCACCGGCAGTATCGGCACGGCGACCATCGATGTTCTCGGTCAGTTGGCGGACGAGGGATGGCGTGCGTGGGGAGTGTCGGGGCATGCCAATTTGGACGCTTTGGCGACCGCCTGTGAGAAAATGTCTCTGCCACCGGAATGGATTGTCGGGTCCGATCCGGGCTTGGCCGCTCAGTTCGATTCGCGGCGCTGGCCATCGAGTAGTCGCTTTGAATCAGGGGCCGAGCGATTGGTCGCTTTGGCTTCGGCTGACGAAGTCGGCGTGGTCGTCGCAGCGATCGTCGGTCGTGCCGGACTGGAAAGCACGTTGGCTGCGGTCGAGGCTGGCAAACGGGTGGCGTTGGCAAATAAAGAGACGCTGGTCGTCGCGGGGACCCTGGTTTGCCAGGCTCAGCAGGTCAGCGGAGCCGAAATATTGCCGGTCGACAGCGAACATTCGGCAATTTTTCAGTGTTTGCAGGCAAGCCAGACGCCCGCCGAACGAATCATCCTGACGGCCAGCGGGGGGCCTTTCCGTGATTGGACGCGGGAGCAGATGGAAGAGGCCTCGGTGGCCGCGGCGCTGAATCATCCGACTTGGAAAATGGGGCCGAAAATTTCGGTCGATTCCGCTACGATGATGAACAAGGCTCTGGAAATCATCGAAGCCCGGTGGCTGTTTGATATTCCCGCGGAGTCGATTGAGGTTATGATCCACCCACAATCGGTGATCCATTCGATGGTGGAATTCGTCGATGGGTCGGTTGTGGCTCAGTTAAGTCCGCCGGATATGCGGCTACCGATTCAGTATGCGTTAACGTATCCTGACCGGGTGGCTTGCTCGGCACCACGGTTTGATGTGACGCAACGTTGGGATTTGTCACTGGAACCGGCCGACCGGGATCGGTTTCCTGCGTTAGAATTAGGGTTTGAAGTCGCAGCGGTGGGCGGGACGGCCGGTGCCGTCGTGAACGCCGCAAATGAAGCGGCTGTAGCGTTGTTTTTAGATCAAAAAATTCGGTTTACAGAAATAGTGCCTGCATGTCGCAAAGCACTTGAAAATCATTCATATGAACGGCACCCCACACTCCAGCGATTGATTGAACTGGACGAGTGGGCGCGTGCGGAGGTACAGCGGTGGCATTGTGGTGCGAATTTCTGACTCTTTGGGCCGGATTGTCCGATCCCAGTTTTGTGGCTTGGCTGGGAACTTTGGCGAATTCGCCAACCATTCTGGCTGATACCACCGAACCTAGCTTGATCAGCCGAATCGGTTCCCAGGTCTACATTTGGGGAAGCGTTGCCGTTGGTTTGGGATTGGTCATCTTTGTCCATGAACTAGGGCACTTCCTCGCTGCCAAGTTGTGCGGCGTCAAAGTTGAAAAATTTTACGTTGGATTCGACGTCCCTTTGCAATTGGGGCCGATCAAATTCCCGCGTACTCTGGGCAAATTCCGTTACGGCGAAACCGAATATGGGCTGGGAATCCTGCCGCTTGGTGGGTACGTGAAAATGCTCGGCCAGGATGATGATCCGCGTAATATGCAGGCCGAAGCCGAGCGAATTCGTGGTGAATCCGTCGCCGGCGACGAGGATGACGAACCGACCGAACAAGTGGCTCGGCAAGAACTCGATCCGCGGAGCTATCCTGCCAAATCGGTCGGACAGCGGATGCTGATTATCAGTGCCGGTGTGATCATGAATGTGATTACCGGAGTCCTTTTTGCCGCCTACGCCTACGGCGTTTTAGGGGTCGAATACACTCCGGCGGTTATCGGAGCGACCTCGCCTGGCGATCCCGCATACGACGCTGGGATTGAACCGGGTGGTCGAGTCCTTGCAGTTGACGGAGACGCTCCAGACCCGCAGATGCATTTCTCGCGGATGACGATGAAAATCCTGACTCACGGGATCTCCGATCCTGATTCTCCGGTCAGTTTGGAACTGGAATACCCAGAGGGTACCCGTACCGTCGAATTGCAGACCGCCGTTGATCCTTGGAATCCTTCGCGCCGAGTCGTCGGGATCAGTTCACCGGCGTTGGCACGCCTGGGCGACAAAGTCTTTGCCGAACCGGAAACCCCCGCATCCGATGTTTTCACAGCAGCCGACGCAAACGCTGATATCGTCGCGATCAATGGCAATGAGCTGAAGGTGAATCCGCTACTGGATGTCACGCTGAATGATCAGGTTGCCAAGTACTTGCTGAAGAACAGCGATAAACCCGTGACGCTCTCACTGCGTCGCAAGGACAGCACCGAACTGCATGATGTGACGATCGCACCGCGAGTGATGCGAACCCTAGGATTCGCGTTCTCCGTCGGCCCTATCGAATCGCTTGTTCATGATGGACCTGCGGAAAAAGCGGGCTTGAAAAAGGGTGACCGGATTGTGGCTGTCACCGGACTGGACAATTTGTCGGCGATCGATTTGCCCGCTCAAGTTGCCAAACTGGACGGGACGGTCCATCTGACCGTGCAGCGTGGCGAAGGCGAACAGGTTGAAACGCTGGAGTTCGATGTTGAACCGGAAGCGGTGAATGCAACCCTGGCACCCTTCGATAGTCCCACTGGAAAGATCGCCCTCTATCCACTCGGCTTGGCTTATTATCCCGAACCGATTGTCAGTCAGTCGGCTGTCGATTCCTTAAAACCAGGCGATGTGATTAGCAATGTCGCGGTTGTGTGGGACGGCGATACGGCACCCGAAGCGCTTCAGGACAAGATGCTGCGTCCTTTCATCAGCCGATTGGAAGATGGTTGGGATACTAAGGAGCAGCCAATGTTGACCAGTCTGATCCGCTTGATTCAAAAACTACCTGTCGACACCAAACTTCGTGTCATCGCGGAACGTCCGCCGGAAAAGCAGGTTGTCGATACGACGGTCAAAGTGATTGTCGGCGATTCTTACTGGCCGGACCGTGGAATCGTTTACGCCCCCGTTCGGTTTACCCGGTACGCGGGCTCGACCGGTGAAGCGTTGGCGTTAGGCCTTCGGGAAGGGAAGTGGAAATTGACCGAAGTGGCTCAGTTTTTACGCTTGCTGGTCACCGGGAAAGTCAGCCGCAATCAAGTTGGCGGGCCGCTGAAGATCGCCGACATCGCAGCGTCGCAGGCCGAGCAGGGCTGGTCCCCGCTTCTCCTGTTCCTGACCATGTTGAGCATGAACCTTGCGATTTTAAACTTTTTGCCGATTCCGGCGCTCGATGGAGGACACATGGTCTTTCTGATCGCCGAAGCGGTGATGGGGCGTCCTGTCGATGAACAATTGCAAATGAAATTGACGATGGGGGGAGTGCTGGCACTCCTGTCCCTGATGGTCTTCGTATTTGCAAACGACATCCTGACCTGGCGATAGTCCGGTCAGTGGGGCCTTGGTTGCCTTCGCCGAACCTGTCTCGGTAGAGGCAATCAATCGCATCAGACGAAGCGATAAGTGGTTTCGAGGACAACGCGTCAAATGTTGGTGACGCAACCGATCGATGATTGGGACGCAGCGCTGCTGGCCTGATCAAAACGTGTCGGTTACCGCGACGGACTGACTCCATCGCCGTATCGTTCGATCGCGTTGCTTAATTCGCCGATGAAGATTTGATGAGCGTCGGTGATTCGCTGGACCAGTGGAAGTAGTACCGCCCACTGCTCGCTTTCAGCGGTCTGTTCCAGTTCTTCGCACAGAAGGCGTAGTTGGCCGGCTCCGAACAGATCGACCGATCCCTTCATCGTGTGGGCGGCTCGGCGAAGTTCGGCGGGCGTTTGCTGTGCCAATGCCCGTTCCATCTGTTGCAGTAGTTCGGGCCCCTCAAGTGAAAACGTTTCAGCCAATTGGGTAACGATTGCTTGTTTCCCGCCAAACCGTTTTAGCAGTGGGGCGAGATCAAGGACCACGGCCGTTTCGCTATCTGCAGGTTCCATTCCCGTGGCATCGGCGGCAGGTTCTTGAACGCTCTCCGCAGGGGCCCGCTGGAATTTCACTAACAGTTCATCAAGTAACTGCGGGTCAACCGGTTTCGCGATGTATCCATCCATGCCGGCTTCGAGGCACAGTTGGCGGTCATCGGGCATCGCACGAGCTGTCATCGCAATGATAGGAGTGTGCCGCGACCGATGCTCGTCTTGTTCGAACTGGTGGATCGCGGCGGTCGCTTCAAAACCATCCAGTTCAGGCATCTGAAGATCCATCAAGACCAAGTCGAAATTGCTTTTAGAAAACAATTCGACCGCTTCACGTCCGTCGCACGCCAAGGTGACATTGTGTCCTCTTAGACGTAGTAGTTCGATCGCGACACGCTGGTTGACCAGCCCGTCTTCCGCCAGCAAGATCTGCAGTCCAGGCAGTTTTGCGGTCGCAGAATCGGCGGGGCCTGTCTGGGGCTCGGGTGCATCCGGCTGTGTCTCTTCCGGGGTAAACGTTTCCAAGATCGCGTTCAAAAGTTCCGAATGGACAAACGGTTTCAGGAGGTATCGTGTGATGCCCGCGGCGCGACAGCGTTCCAGGTCGGCTCCATGTGCTAGGGACGAGAGCATGATGACTGGAAGGTCGGCGAGCGAGGTTTCGTTGCGGAGAGTTTCCGTTAACATCAGGCCATCGACATCGGGCATCATCATATCGAACAAGCCAAGCTGAAACGGTTGGTCCGCGTCGACGGCTTGGCGTAGTTCTGCGATCGCCTGAGAGGCACTGCTGACGGCGGTCGGTTTTAGGTTCCAGTACTCCAGCAGTTCGATCAGAACCTTACGATTGGTTGAATTGTCATCGACAATCAAAACCGGAAGATCGACAAGGTTTGTGATCATGCTGGAGAAGTCCGCGTTACCCCCTTCAAGTTCTCCCGGGGTCATCGGCAGATCGAAGTAGAACGTCGTTCCCTGACCGAGTTCACTTTCGACTCGCAGGACGCCCCCCATCAATTGGACGAGTCTGTTGGAGATGGCCAAGCCAAGGCCGGTCCCACCGTAACGTCGGGTCGTTGACGCATCGGCTTGCGTAAAGGCTTCGAAGATATGTTCCAGTTTGTCGGCAGCGATGCCAATTCCCGTATCTCTTACCGAAATCCGTACTCCAAAGGCGCCGGGGATATCGGAGGCTTCGCTTTGCTGGAATATTGATTCCGCGGTTGAGGGAAGTGGTTGAACTTCGACGACAATTTCACCATGTTCGGTGAATTTGATCGAATTTCCCACCAAATTAACAATCACCTGCCGCAACCGATTGGGGTCTCCCAGCATGACGTTTGGCAGTTCGGGATGGACGCGGCAGGCAAGATCGATCTGTTTGGACTCGGCGCGAAAAGCGAGCATTTGAATCGATTTGGCGATCGTTTCGGACATCGTGAACGGAGTCGATTCCAGTTCCATGTGCCCCGCTTCGATTTTGGAAAAATCGAGAATGTCATTCAGTAAACGAAGCAGCGATTCGCCCGATTGCTGGATCAGTTCAACGTAATCTTGCTGCTGTTGGCTGAGCGATGTGTGCGTTAAGAGTTCTGCCATTCCGAGGATACCATTCATCGGAGTTCGAATTTCATGGCTCATGTTGGCCAGAAATTCTCCTTTGGCAGCGTTGGCCGCATTCGCCGCGTCTCGAGCGTCACGCAGTTGCAGCTCAATCAGTTTTTGAGCGGTAATGTCTCGTGACATTCCAAACGTGCCAACCACGTTTTTGTGCTTGTCCAGCAAAGGGAGTTTGGTGGACGAGCACCAGCTATCTTCGCGATCGGCCCATGTTTCCTTCTCGACTCGCGCGATGATTGGATTGCCGGTCTTCATGATGGTCAGTTCATCACGCCGAGTTTTTGACGCATGTTCTTGCGTAAAAATATCGGCATCCGTTTTACCGACGGCGTCGATAGGGGACGCTAATCCATGTTTCTTGGCCATCCCGACATTGATTTTCAGGAAGCGGCTTTCTTGGTCCTTGAAATAGATTGCATCGGGAAGATTGTTTAGGAGGGCGTGCAGGTAGGCTCGTTCTTTGTCGAGTTCCGCTTCGACATTTTTCCGTCGGGTTACATCCCAAAACAGCAACTGGACGCCGATAATGTTCCCGTCCACATCTCGGGCGGGGCCTTTGATGCGTTCGATCCAGCGGTAATCGCCGGCTCGCAGTGGCAGTCGTTCGATGTCTTGAATCACTTCGCCAGAATCGATGACACGTTGATCGTCTTTTAGGAACGCGCGAGCGGTGGCCGCGGGAAAGAGGTCGTAATCCGATTTTCCGACCACATCGGCTTCGCTAACGTCATGGAGGTCTAAGTAGAAACGGTTAACGAAAATCCGTTCCCCTTGCAGATTTTTTACGACCAGAGCTAACGGCAGGCTATCCAGGAGGTTTCGAAAGGTACCGGCGTGGTGCCACTTCGAAGGGAGGACCGGATCACCTGATTCGGGAACGCGATCCTTGTCGCTAGAAGGAGTCATTAGATGCCTTGAAAGCCTTTGCGGACGGACAACGGTCGTCAGCCTTCGTAGCGAGTACGATCAGACGGCTATTTGACGTTGACAGTGCTTGATCATTACCAATTGATGCTGCGAAGGATCGACGGTCACTTCGTCCATGAAACTAGTGATTAACGCGATCTCGTGCCCGTGTTCCTGCTGCATTGCAGATTCGACAGAGGCGGATAACAACGCGGCGTCGAACCCTCGTCCCTCATCGGCTAGAGCGCATTCGATCTTGTCTTCGGAAACTTGAATGTCGACTTTTAGTCGACGTTCATTGTAGGGATGTTCGGCTCGCCGCAGTTCTATCGATTCGGGTTCGACCCCATCGCCGCATGATTCTCGAAATTCGGCGATCTGGGAATCGGATAATTCTAGGTTGCCGTGGAGGATTCCGTGTAGCAGAGCGTGGTCCAACGCATTGCTGAAACGAATCAATTCGTTGTTTGCCATCAGGTTCATCCCCGAAACCATTTGGACCACAAAATCGACAAGCGGGGCGACCAGGAAAGGATCATTTTCCAAGCGAAACTTGAAACGATTGTAGGTCAACGAATCGATCAGCCGCGCGTAGCTTTGGTCGGCGCGTAAAACTCCTAGAACGTCACGAATCGTGGTATGCAGTAGCATCGCCAACATCGTTTTCGGAACATAGGCCGCGGCTCCGCGGCGGAGCGTTTGAACCGCCAAGGTTTCGCTTCCCTGAGCGGTAATCAGAATCGCTGGTACTTGCGGGCATTCGGCCTGCATCGCTTCGACCAATTCCAGACCGGACATCTCGGGCATTTCCAGGTCGGTGACGACCACTTCGGGGCATTCTTCGCGGAGCGATTCCAATGCCGCCTTACCGTTTCCAACAACGGTGACGTTGTGTCCTCGCTCCTGAAGCATTAAGCGAATTTCCATTGCCTGGGTTGGGCTGTCCTCAACCAGTAGAACTCGGGACATCGCAAAGCTCCTTTTTAAGTCGCTGAAAAACCAGGACATGGACGACACGGGACGGCATGCATCTGACTAGCAAATAAGGGAGGTGTCCTCGGTCAGGGGGAACACCGAATTCATTCTATCAGCTTTCAGCCCCCCAGGTAGCTAGATGGTCGCTTCGCGTTGGCTGCGTCGTTTCAGGAAGGCACGAAGAATGGTTGCCATTTCCGCAGACGTCTGAAATCGCTTGTCTGGATCCTCGTGCAGTGCTTTCATGATTATTTTTTCCAGCGTCTTGCTGAACTTCGGGTTCAGCGAAGTTGGGGGCTGAACGTTTCCCTCGGCGATTTGTTTGATCGTTTCCCAGCGTTCCTTGGAAATCAATTTTAGCGGATGCTTGCGGAGCAACATCATGTACAGCACAACCCCCACGCTGTAGACGTCGCTGCGTTCATCGATCCGCTCGTTCTCGCCCCGTGCCTGCTCGGGAGCCATAAACAATGGGGATCCGATCACGGCGCCATCAAGCGTCTCCGCTGAATCCTCTTCGGTGGCAGGCCAGAACATGGTTTTGCTTAAACCAAAGTCGACCAGCAGGGGCTGTTTGTCGGTCCCCACCATGATGTTGGATGGTTTTAGGTCGCGATGAATGACCCCCTGCTGGTGCGCATGCGATAGGCCGTCGCAGACCGAGGCGATTATTTCGATGATCTCGTGTCCGGAAGGTTTGCTTTTTTTGACATATCGATCAAGGGTTTCGCCGTCGATCAAATCCATTGCGTAATAGCCCAGGCGATGATCGATGCGACTGTCATAGACATGGGCAATGTTGGGATGGTCCAAACGTTTCATGACTTCGATTTCGCGAGCGAAACGACCAAACACATCTTCGGTTGCCAGATCGACTCGGAGCACCTTCAGTGCGACTTTTCGGTCGTCTTCGTCGCGTTTCGCTTCCCAGACCGTTGCGAAGGCACCTTTGCCGATTAGACGCTCGACCGTGTAAGAAGGGATCTGCGGTTTTGTCCATTCTTTGGGAGGAACCGCTTCGACGATTCGCCGAGCCGCGGTCAAACGGCTCCGAAGAATGGTGGGGTCGATG comes from the Roseimaritima multifibrata genome and includes:
- the dxr gene encoding 1-deoxy-D-xylulose-5-phosphate reductoisomerase, which produces MNRNVAILGATGSIGTATIDVLGQLADEGWRAWGVSGHANLDALATACEKMSLPPEWIVGSDPGLAAQFDSRRWPSSSRFESGAERLVALASADEVGVVVAAIVGRAGLESTLAAVEAGKRVALANKETLVVAGTLVCQAQQVSGAEILPVDSEHSAIFQCLQASQTPAERIILTASGGPFRDWTREQMEEASVAAALNHPTWKMGPKISVDSATMMNKALEIIEARWLFDIPAESIEVMIHPQSVIHSMVEFVDGSVVAQLSPPDMRLPIQYALTYPDRVACSAPRFDVTQRWDLSLEPADRDRFPALELGFEVAAVGGTAGAVVNAANEAAVALFLDQKIRFTEIVPACRKALENHSYERHPTLQRLIELDEWARAEVQRWHCGANF
- a CDS encoding site-2 protease family protein, yielding MALWCEFLTLWAGLSDPSFVAWLGTLANSPTILADTTEPSLISRIGSQVYIWGSVAVGLGLVIFVHELGHFLAAKLCGVKVEKFYVGFDVPLQLGPIKFPRTLGKFRYGETEYGLGILPLGGYVKMLGQDDDPRNMQAEAERIRGESVAGDEDDEPTEQVARQELDPRSYPAKSVGQRMLIISAGVIMNVITGVLFAAYAYGVLGVEYTPAVIGATSPGDPAYDAGIEPGGRVLAVDGDAPDPQMHFSRMTMKILTHGISDPDSPVSLELEYPEGTRTVELQTAVDPWNPSRRVVGISSPALARLGDKVFAEPETPASDVFTAADANADIVAINGNELKVNPLLDVTLNDQVAKYLLKNSDKPVTLSLRRKDSTELHDVTIAPRVMRTLGFAFSVGPIESLVHDGPAEKAGLKKGDRIVAVTGLDNLSAIDLPAQVAKLDGTVHLTVQRGEGEQVETLEFDVEPEAVNATLAPFDSPTGKIALYPLGLAYYPEPIVSQSAVDSLKPGDVISNVAVVWDGDTAPEALQDKMLRPFISRLEDGWDTKEQPMLTSLIRLIQKLPVDTKLRVIAERPPEKQVVDTTVKVIVGDSYWPDRGIVYAPVRFTRYAGSTGEALALGLREGKWKLTEVAQFLRLLVTGKVSRNQVGGPLKIADIAASQAEQGWSPLLLFLTMLSMNLAILNFLPIPALDGGHMVFLIAEAVMGRPVDEQLQMKLTMGGVLALLSLMVFVFANDILTWR
- a CDS encoding response regulator, translated to MTPSSDKDRVPESGDPVLPSKWHHAGTFRNLLDSLPLALVVKNLQGERIFVNRFYLDLHDVSEADVVGKSDYDLFPAATARAFLKDDQRVIDSGEVIQDIERLPLRAGDYRWIERIKGPARDVDGNIIGVQLLFWDVTRRKNVEAELDKERAYLHALLNNLPDAIYFKDQESRFLKINVGMAKKHGLASPIDAVGKTDADIFTQEHASKTRRDELTIMKTGNPIIARVEKETWADREDSWCSSTKLPLLDKHKNVVGTFGMSRDITAQKLIELQLRDARDAANAANAAKGEFLANMSHEIRTPMNGILGMAELLTHTSLSQQQQDYVELIQQSGESLLRLLNDILDFSKIEAGHMELESTPFTMSETIAKSIQMLAFRAESKQIDLACRVHPELPNVMLGDPNRLRQVIVNLVGNSIKFTEHGEIVVEVQPLPSTAESIFQQSEASDIPGAFGVRISVRDTGIGIAADKLEHIFEAFTQADASTTRRYGGTGLGLAISNRLVQLMGGVLRVESELGQGTTFYFDLPMTPGELEGGNADFSSMITNLVDLPVLIVDDNSTNRKVLIELLEYWNLKPTAVSSASQAIAELRQAVDADQPFQLGLFDMMMPDVDGLMLTETLRNETSLADLPVIMLSSLAHGADLERCRAAGITRYLLKPFVHSELLNAILETFTPEETQPDAPEPQTGPADSATAKLPGLQILLAEDGLVNQRVAIELLRLRGHNVTLACDGREAVELFSKSNFDLVLMDLQMPELDGFEATAAIHQFEQDEHRSRHTPIIAMTARAMPDDRQLCLEAGMDGYIAKPVDPQLLDELLVKFQRAPAESVQEPAADATGMEPADSETAVVLDLAPLLKRFGGKQAIVTQLAETFSLEGPELLQQMERALAQQTPAELRRAAHTMKGSVDLFGAGQLRLLCEELEQTAESEQWAVLLPLVQRITDAHQIFIGELSNAIERYGDGVSPSR
- a CDS encoding response regulator — translated: MSRVLLVEDSPTQAMEIRLMLQERGHNVTVVGNGKAALESLREECPEVVVTDLEMPEMSGLELVEAMQAECPQVPAILITAQGSETLAVQTLRRGAAAYVPKTMLAMLLHTTIRDVLGVLRADQSYARLIDSLTYNRFKFRLENDPFLVAPLVDFVVQMVSGMNLMANNELIRFSNALDHALLHGILHGNLELSDSQIAEFRESCGDGVEPESIELRRAEHPYNERRLKVDIQVSEDKIECALADEGRGFDAALLSASVESAMQQEHGHEIALITSFMDEVTVDPSQHQLVMIKHCQRQIAV
- a CDS encoding protein kinase domain-containing protein — encoded protein: MKVLVAEDNEVWRKVLVQHLARFGFDYYEAKDGQEAWDLMRSPDAPRLVILDWQMPKMDGIEVCRRIKRDENRGFTYIILLTSRSATEDMVAGLDAGADDYLVKPIDPTILRSRLTAARRIVEAVPPKEWTKPQIPSYTVERLIGKGAFATVWEAKRDEDDRKVALKVLRVDLATEDVFGRFAREIEVMKRLDHPNIAHVYDSRIDHRLGYYAMDLIDGETLDRYVKKSKPSGHEIIEIIASVCDGLSHAHQQGVIHRDLKPSNIMVGTDKQPLLVDFGLSKTMFWPATEEDSAETLDGAVIGSPLFMAPEQARGENERIDERSDVYSVGVVLYMMLLRKHPLKLISKERWETIKQIAEGNVQPPTSLNPKFSKTLEKIIMKALHEDPDKRFQTSAEMATILRAFLKRRSQREATI